A section of the Roseivirga sp. BDSF3-8 genome encodes:
- the xrtK gene encoding exosortase K: MKNALTRPRMFGFGVATLIFLGLKLLFRQADTAFFQFLLAPVNFLVCLLSDSNSVYMPEQGYYHAFYGFMIDKSCSGYNLMLLCYLMLTYLLLRYTKRAHWVLTAVPITLALAYVFTILVNASRILMSMTFEPAMVRRVALDEVILHEGMGIATHITFLVLLYIISETFLRRKNLHAQSV; this comes from the coding sequence ATGAAAAATGCTCTTACCCGTCCCCGGATGTTTGGCTTCGGGGTGGCTACACTTATCTTTCTGGGCCTGAAACTTCTGTTCCGCCAGGCGGATACAGCTTTCTTTCAGTTTCTGCTGGCCCCGGTCAACTTTCTGGTTTGTCTGCTATCCGATAGCAACTCAGTTTACATGCCGGAACAGGGGTATTATCATGCCTTTTATGGGTTTATGATCGATAAATCTTGCAGCGGATATAACCTGATGCTACTCTGCTATTTGATGCTTACGTACCTCTTGCTCAGGTATACGAAAAGAGCTCACTGGGTCTTAACTGCCGTGCCGATAACCCTGGCCCTGGCGTATGTTTTCACCATTTTGGTGAATGCTTCCCGGATTCTCATGTCCATGACCTTTGAGCCTGCCATGGTGAGAAGGGTAGCCTTGGATGAGGTCATCCTTCACGAGGGGATGGGAATAGCTACTCATATTACTTTTCTGGTGCTGCTCTACATAATTTCTGAAACATTCCTGAGACGTAAAAACCTCCATGCGCAATCTGTTTAA